A window of the Desulfobacula toluolica Tol2 genome harbors these coding sequences:
- a CDS encoding ABC transporter ATP-binding protein, whose protein sequence is MKSFELIKPYFIERRPDLIWGIAALLVVDAFQLFIPRIIKWAVDDISAMNITPAGLLTYALYILGAALMIGCFRYLWRVLIFGASRRIEEGIREKMFRHVQLMPATYFETFTAGDIMAHATNDLKNIRMASGMGLVALTDTIVLGFASIFFMGYINVNLTLMALIPMPFIAFFTKIFSKKLFAEYMTVQAGFSDLMELVRERFSGIKIIKAFNRENFESDSFCRGSESYVSKNMSLVKYTGLIFPMMIFLTNISLAIVIFIGGRQVITMTISPGDFVAFISYLGLLTWPMMAIGWVTNMIQRGMASVQRIEKILAHEPEIRNSDNALVPKKIFGEIRVDELSFNYKNKERQIPVLERISFFLNPGETLGIAGPPGSGKTTLVSLLPRIFDAATGGITIDGMGIKEIDLELLRRAISFMPQEPFLFSGTIRDNLIYGDPGAGEERLIKSIEMARLTETIASFPDGLETVIGEKGVYLSGGQKQRLALARTFLKDSPIVILDDPVSQVDMETAMAISETIRSLKGHKTIIIVSHRFSVFKHAEKIIVLKDGIISESGRHDELVESGGYYADAYEMQVTEERIG, encoded by the coding sequence TTGAAAAGTTTCGAATTGATCAAACCCTATTTTATCGAGCGCCGGCCGGACCTCATTTGGGGAATCGCGGCTCTTCTTGTGGTGGACGCTTTTCAACTGTTTATTCCCAGGATCATCAAGTGGGCAGTTGATGACATCTCTGCTATGAACATCACCCCTGCCGGTCTTCTGACCTATGCCCTTTACATCCTCGGTGCCGCCCTGATGATCGGTTGTTTCAGGTATTTATGGCGTGTGCTTATTTTCGGAGCATCCAGGAGAATTGAGGAAGGAATCCGTGAGAAAATGTTTCGTCATGTCCAGTTGATGCCGGCCACGTATTTTGAAACGTTTACAGCAGGAGACATCATGGCCCATGCAACCAATGATTTGAAAAATATCAGGATGGCATCGGGAATGGGTCTTGTGGCGCTCACCGACACCATCGTGCTGGGCTTTGCGTCTATTTTTTTCATGGGATATATCAACGTTAACCTGACCTTGATGGCCTTGATTCCCATGCCGTTTATCGCGTTTTTTACCAAAATCTTCAGTAAGAAGCTCTTTGCCGAATACATGACCGTTCAGGCCGGTTTTTCTGATCTGATGGAGTTGGTCAGGGAGCGGTTTTCCGGGATTAAAATCATCAAGGCCTTCAACAGGGAAAATTTTGAGTCGGATTCCTTTTGCAGGGGATCGGAGAGTTATGTGTCGAAAAACATGAGCCTGGTGAAATATACAGGCCTGATTTTCCCAATGATGATTTTTTTGACCAACATAAGTCTTGCCATAGTTATCTTCATAGGGGGGAGGCAGGTGATCACCATGACCATTTCTCCCGGTGATTTTGTTGCCTTCATCAGCTACCTTGGGCTCCTGACATGGCCCATGATGGCCATTGGCTGGGTCACCAATATGATTCAGCGGGGAATGGCATCTGTTCAGCGGATCGAAAAAATACTGGCCCATGAACCGGAGATTAGAAATTCAGACAATGCATTGGTTCCTAAAAAGATTTTCGGCGAAATCCGTGTGGATGAGTTGTCTTTTAACTACAAAAACAAAGAGAGGCAGATCCCTGTACTTGAAAGAATCAGCTTTTTCTTGAATCCAGGGGAGACCCTTGGCATAGCAGGTCCTCCGGGAAGCGGCAAAACCACCCTGGTGAGTTTGCTCCCGAGGATCTTCGATGCCGCCACCGGCGGGATCACCATTGATGGCATGGGGATCAAGGAGATCGACCTTGAACTATTGAGGCGCGCAATCTCCTTTATGCCCCAGGAGCCGTTCCTGTTTTCAGGCACAATTCGGGACAACCTCATTTACGGGGATCCTGGTGCGGGGGAAGAACGTTTGATAAAATCGATCGAGATGGCCAGGCTGACCGAGACCATCGCGTCTTTTCCAGATGGCCTGGAAACCGTGATCGGTGAAAAAGGGGTTTATCTTTCCGGGGGGCAGAAACAGAGACTGGCACTGGCCAGGACATTTCTGAAAGACTCACCCATCGTCATCCTGGATGACCCGGTAAGCCAGGTGGATATGGAAACCGCCATGGCGATCTCAGAGACGATCCGTTCTCTTAAGGGGCACAAGACAATAATCATCGTGTCACACCGATTTTCCGTGTTCAAACATGCGGAAAAGATCATCGTGTTAAAGGACGGCATCATCTCGGAGTCTGGTCGTCATGATGAGCTGGTCGAGTCCGGCGGTTATTATGCGGACGCTTATGAAATGCAGGTTACGGAAGAAAGGATCGGGTAA
- a CDS encoding ABC transporter ATP-binding protein: MNFPDEESLDKPKDIRLLKRFFPFIMKRKLMVTVSVALVMAISALDLAMPYVTRIAVDRYIVPGLDFSSQRDGIQGEGSPPALAVEIKTKEMETVILSHPGLFERQGNTATLSSEHLDRLTREEMRIMRAHDLRGTALVGLVLLAIAGLRFLFSFVQIMVMEYTGQWVMHDLRLSIYRHIQRLPVSFFDKNTVGRLSTRVTNDVQNMQELFTSIITFVMKDSFMLLGILGVLVYMDLKLAAAILSVIPFVFLAAILFSRKSRKVFRVLRIKVAQINSMFSEAIGGMKVIQLFTMEKKTLDDFRKINRENYDAGLQQIRIYGLFMPVIDMLGSFTLAIVIFYGGGRVVSELVSLGILVAFISYIKMFFRPIRDIAEKHNILQNALASGERIVQILDKKLHGEGGSKELERLDTLSFDHVTMAYKKGKNILNNLSFDLKSGSSLAIVGPTGSGKTTLINLIVQFYKPKGGRILINGDEIDRYSVRSIRSKIALVTQDPYLFTGTIRKNILPPEKDVSKEELNSILKLSNCQSIIDKMPEGLSTRISGGGASLSSGERQLISIARAFAHQPDLIIFDEATSYVDTESEEKIRIAVSNLKENRTSITIAHRLRSAVTSDQIIVIKDGRVIEKGSHITLMKNRQFYYGLHQANGLKKGKIADTM; encoded by the coding sequence ATGAATTTTCCGGATGAGGAAAGCCTGGACAAACCCAAGGATATAAGGTTGTTGAAACGTTTTTTCCCCTTTATCATGAAGCGCAAACTGATGGTGACGGTCTCTGTGGCGCTGGTGATGGCCATCTCTGCATTGGACCTGGCCATGCCCTATGTCACCCGAATTGCTGTGGACCGCTATATTGTACCCGGACTCGATTTTTCCAGTCAAAGGGATGGTATACAGGGGGAAGGTTCTCCCCCTGCCCTGGCAGTTGAGATCAAAACAAAAGAGATGGAAACGGTCATCCTCAGTCATCCCGGGCTTTTTGAGAGACAAGGAAACACCGCCACCCTCTCATCGGAACACCTGGACCGCCTGACCCGGGAAGAGATGCGCATCATGCGTGCCCATGATTTGCGTGGTACTGCCCTGGTGGGCCTGGTGTTGTTGGCTATTGCGGGGTTGCGGTTTCTGTTCAGCTTTGTACAGATCATGGTGATGGAATACACCGGACAGTGGGTCATGCATGATCTGAGACTTTCCATCTACAGGCATATTCAGCGACTGCCCGTCTCCTTTTTCGATAAAAACACGGTGGGTCGGCTTTCCACACGGGTGACCAACGATGTCCAGAATATGCAGGAGTTGTTTACCTCCATCATCACGTTTGTTATGAAAGATTCCTTCATGCTCCTGGGAATATTGGGGGTCTTGGTGTATATGGACCTGAAGCTCGCTGCTGCGATTTTGTCGGTGATCCCATTCGTGTTTCTGGCAGCCATTCTCTTTTCGAGAAAATCCCGGAAAGTGTTCAGGGTTTTGAGGATTAAAGTGGCACAGATCAATTCGATGTTTTCCGAAGCCATTGGAGGCATGAAGGTGATTCAGCTGTTTACCATGGAAAAGAAGACTCTGGATGATTTCAGGAAAATAAACCGTGAAAATTATGATGCCGGGCTTCAGCAGATTAGAATCTATGGACTTTTCATGCCTGTGATCGACATGCTGGGTTCCTTTACCCTGGCTATCGTGATCTTTTACGGTGGAGGAAGGGTGGTCTCGGAGTTGGTGAGTCTTGGAATCCTGGTTGCCTTTATCTCCTATATCAAGATGTTCTTCAGGCCGATCCGTGATATTGCGGAGAAGCATAACATCCTGCAGAATGCCCTGGCATCCGGCGAAAGAATCGTACAGATCCTGGACAAAAAGCTCCATGGCGAAGGGGGCTCAAAAGAACTGGAAAGGCTGGACACCCTCTCCTTCGACCATGTGACCATGGCATACAAAAAGGGGAAAAACATCTTGAATAATCTCTCTTTTGACCTGAAATCGGGAAGTTCTTTAGCCATTGTGGGACCCACCGGGTCCGGGAAAACCACCCTGATCAACCTGATTGTTCAGTTTTACAAACCAAAAGGTGGAAGGATACTGATCAATGGAGATGAGATCGACCGCTATTCCGTTAGATCCATACGGTCAAAAATAGCCTTGGTGACCCAGGATCCCTATCTGTTTACGGGAACCATTCGGAAGAATATCCTGCCACCGGAAAAGGATGTGTCAAAAGAGGAACTCAACTCCATCCTGAAGCTCTCCAACTGTCAGTCTATCATTGATAAAATGCCGGAGGGCCTGTCCACGCGAATTTCCGGAGGAGGTGCATCCCTGTCCAGCGGGGAAAGACAGCTCATTTCCATTGCACGCGCGTTTGCTCATCAGCCGGACCTGATCATCTTTGACGAGGCGACCTCCTATGTGGATACGGAATCAGAGGAGAAAATCCGAATTGCGGTTTCCAACCTGAAGGAGAACCGGACTTCCATCACCATTGCCCACCGGCTCCGTTCCGCGGTCACTTCGGATCAGATCATCGTGATCAAGGACGGCAGGGTGATCGAAAAAGGATCCCACATAACCCTGATGAAAAACAGGCAATTTTATTATGGCCTTCATCAGGCAAACGGCCTGAAGAAAGGAAAGATTGCGGATACGATGTAG
- a CDS encoding 2Fe-2S iron-sulfur cluster-binding protein produces MSEINLQIDGKEVKAEEGMTVLEAAQSAGIFIPTLCHNEVLEPYGGCRLCTVEVEVNGWSKLVVGCLYPVEQGLIVRTRTKMVDKVRKLILEFLLAHSPDSPALLELAQEYGADKDRFEKESSFCLLCGLCVRYCAEVKKKNVIGLIDKGGKREISFIPELAAKECWDCKECFSLCPTSYLQAAYHLTKAIAFPSLPLPVKPVSEGTAKAIK; encoded by the coding sequence ATGAGTGAAATCAATTTACAGATAGATGGAAAAGAAGTTAAGGCTGAGGAAGGGATGACTGTTTTGGAGGCGGCTCAAAGTGCCGGTATATTTATCCCTACGCTTTGTCATAATGAGGTTTTGGAGCCTTATGGCGGGTGCCGCCTTTGCACCGTGGAAGTGGAAGTCAACGGCTGGAGCAAACTGGTTGTCGGCTGCCTTTACCCGGTTGAACAGGGTCTGATTGTCAGAACCAGGACAAAGATGGTGGATAAGGTTCGCAAACTGATTTTGGAGTTCCTGCTGGCACATTCTCCGGATTCTCCGGCATTGCTGGAGCTGGCGCAAGAGTATGGGGCTGATAAAGACAGGTTTGAAAAAGAGTCTTCGTTTTGCCTGCTTTGTGGACTGTGTGTAAGATACTGTGCTGAAGTTAAAAAGAAAAATGTTATTGGATTGATTGACAAAGGCGGAAAACGGGAAATAAGTTTTATTCCTGAACTGGCCGCCAAAGAATGCTGGGACTGCAAGGAATGTTTTTCACTTTGTCCTACATCCTATCTACAGGCAGCTTACCATTTAACCAAAGCAATTGCGTTTCCTTCTCTTCCGCTTCCTGTCAAACCTGTATCAGAGGGAACAGCAAAAGCGATAAAATAA
- a CDS encoding (2Fe-2S) ferredoxin domain-containing protein yields the protein MPRINSAVELEEFGKGLLSQRDPDKSYISVCAGTGCLGLGNEAVISAFETEIKKQSLEAKVELRVTGCHGFCEQGPNVAIYPEDIYYTQVAAGDVPEIITRTVLGKKVIDRLVYTDPHTGEKSVYQSDIPFYKKQMRQLIGNNTRIDSRSIDDYIGIGGYGALSKALFEMTPEQVLDEVKKANLRGRGGGGFAAGRKWETTRNAQADVKYVIVNGHEGEPGATMDRAIFTGNPHSVLEGLIIGAYAIGAQKGFIYTRHDSPQLKNNIYLAIDKAREYGLLGDNILGSGFDFDVEVHFDVGIFVSGESSALMRSIEGKNPEPRPKYIRTSVSGVWDKPSNLNNVETWANVPLIIDKGADWYAGIGTEHSKGSKLISLSGNIVNSGVVEVEFGTTIREIIYDIGGGIPNGKKLKAVHFGGAMGGSMPASLIDTPLDFDALKEVSAPMGAGALMVMDEDTNMVDMNRFFLEFLTNESCGKCVPCREGLKQMLKVLIRLSKGEGKQGDIELLEEIAEVLSVSALCSLGKTASDPLKSSLRYFRDEYEAGIKKTATA from the coding sequence ATGCCAAGGATAAATTCAGCTGTTGAATTGGAAGAATTCGGAAAGGGTCTCTTGTCACAAAGAGATCCTGATAAATCTTATATCTCAGTATGTGCGGGAACCGGTTGTCTGGGCCTCGGTAACGAAGCTGTTATCAGTGCCTTTGAAACTGAAATAAAAAAACAGTCTCTGGAAGCCAAAGTCGAGCTGAGAGTAACCGGCTGTCACGGTTTTTGTGAGCAGGGACCCAATGTCGCCATCTATCCTGAAGATATTTATTATACTCAGGTGGCAGCAGGGGATGTTCCTGAAATTATTACCCGGACCGTGCTTGGGAAAAAAGTGATTGATCGCCTGGTTTATACTGACCCCCATACCGGTGAGAAATCAGTATACCAGTCTGACATTCCTTTTTATAAAAAACAGATGCGTCAGCTCATCGGCAATAATACCAGGATTGATTCCAGGAGCATTGATGATTATATCGGGATCGGCGGGTATGGTGCCTTGTCTAAAGCACTGTTTGAAATGACCCCTGAGCAGGTGTTGGATGAAGTTAAAAAAGCCAATTTGCGAGGCCGGGGGGGCGGAGGATTTGCAGCCGGCCGCAAATGGGAAACAACCCGTAATGCTCAGGCCGATGTGAAGTATGTGATCGTCAACGGCCATGAGGGAGAACCCGGGGCTACCATGGACAGGGCTATTTTTACGGGAAATCCCCACAGCGTTCTGGAAGGCCTGATCATCGGAGCCTATGCCATTGGCGCTCAGAAAGGCTTTATTTACACCCGCCATGACTCTCCGCAATTGAAAAATAATATCTATCTTGCCATTGACAAGGCCAGGGAATACGGGCTGCTGGGAGACAATATTCTGGGTTCCGGCTTTGATTTCGATGTTGAAGTCCATTTTGATGTGGGAATATTTGTTTCCGGTGAGTCCAGTGCATTGATGCGGTCTATCGAAGGAAAGAACCCGGAGCCCAGACCCAAATATATCCGGACATCAGTCAGTGGCGTATGGGACAAGCCCAGTAACTTGAACAATGTGGAAACCTGGGCCAATGTGCCCCTGATCATCGATAAGGGCGCCGACTGGTATGCCGGCATCGGAACAGAACACAGCAAGGGTTCAAAATTGATATCCCTTTCCGGTAATATTGTTAATTCAGGGGTTGTGGAAGTTGAATTTGGAACGACCATCCGGGAAATCATCTATGATATCGGCGGGGGCATTCCCAACGGCAAAAAACTGAAAGCGGTTCATTTCGGCGGGGCCATGGGCGGGTCAATGCCGGCAAGCCTCATTGACACCCCGCTGGATTTCGATGCTCTCAAAGAGGTGTCTGCTCCCATGGGTGCCGGTGCATTGATGGTCATGGATGAAGATACCAATATGGTTGATATGAACCGGTTTTTCCTGGAGTTTCTTACCAATGAATCTTGTGGCAAATGTGTCCCATGCCGCGAGGGCCTCAAGCAAATGCTGAAAGTTTTGATAAGACTCAGTAAAGGTGAGGGAAAACAGGGGGATATCGAACTGCTGGAAGAAATTGCCGAGGTTCTGAGTGTCTCTGCCCTGTGTTCTTTGGGGAAAACCGCTTCCGATCCGCTCAAAAGCTCCCTGCGCTACTTCAGGGATGAGTATGAGGCTGGCATAAAAAAGACTGCTACGGCTTAA
- a CDS encoding NADH-quinone oxidoreductase subunit NuoE family protein, giving the protein MDNGEVDQIIAEYQGRSEALIHVLMEVQSKNRWLSKEILDKISVKLEVPLSRVMQITTFYKTFSLAPKGRHEVHICTGTSCHIRGATQLMESVQEAMGIRAGETDSDSTFSLEHGNCLGCCSLGPEIIIDGKHHGRVTPDKAEQVLKNYA; this is encoded by the coding sequence AATACCAAGGCCGTTCGGAGGCATTGATCCATGTGCTGATGGAGGTTCAGAGCAAAAACCGTTGGCTGTCCAAGGAAATACTGGACAAAATCAGTGTGAAACTGGAAGTGCCATTAAGCCGGGTAATGCAGATCACCACCTTTTACAAAACCTTCAGCCTGGCTCCCAAGGGTCGTCATGAAGTTCATATCTGTACAGGCACATCTTGTCATATCCGCGGTGCAACGCAACTTATGGAATCAGTTCAGGAGGCCATGGGTATTCGAGCCGGTGAGACAGATTCCGATTCCACGTTCAGTCTGGAACATGGCAACTGCCTTGGCTGTTGTTCATTGGGGCCGGAGATTATCATTGACGGAAAGCATCACGGCAGGGTGACGCCCGATAAAGCAGAACAAGTGTTGAAAAACTATGCATAG